Below is a window of Gracilinanus agilis isolate LMUSP501 unplaced genomic scaffold, AgileGrace unplaced_scaffold18916, whole genome shotgun sequence DNA.
TAGCGAAGCCAGCCATGTCCAGAGGGAAGGGCCGGTCAGGCTCCCAGGCTGTGTGAAAGCCCACCACCTGGCCCCCCTGCACTTGGGGTCCCTCGAACCGGAGGCCACCGACCAGCCCCACCGGCCACACTGAAACACCTCTGGTTCCTCTCATCTTGAGGATAAAACAGATTAAGATGGAGCGTTACCAAGGCAGGAACAGGTTCTGAAGCAATACACAAAACCCACCCTCCTCAAAGGCACCTCTTCTTCCACAAGCAGCCTCACCCCCACATGTGGCACACACTCAATACAAATGGCTTCTCTGTCTCCCACCTCCATCTCACCTCCTCAAAGAGTTCCCGGCTATAGGTGTTGTCATCATCAGCAAAGTACACGACCCCACGAGCCCCTACAGGGGGCGGCTCCCTTTCCCCACCAGCTGCAGTCTCTTTTCCTCGGAGCCAGGCCAAGGCTCGATTTCGCTGCTCCACACCCCGGGGCCGGACCCAGCCTGGCTCCCCTTCTCTAAGCCGCTGGCTTTTAGGTGTGAGGGCTACCAGGTGAGTGAATCTGAGGCCAGAGGCTGCCAAGAGCCCTGACACCAGTGGAGTAGGGGCCTCAGCATCCTCCACCAGCACCCAGTGTAGTCTGGGTACCAAGGACAGGGTCTGTGACAAGCGGATCAGCTCAGCCTTCTGTACCAgcctgagaagggaagaaagatcaAGGctaaagggaggagagagaactgAAATGGGCCACCACCCCTCCATGGCTGACCCTAGATATAGCCTCCAAACACAGAATGCTCTACAATGCTCTCAGAGTCTGCAGAAGCCTATACTTAGGATTCCATATGACCCATACCTTGGATGTTTGCTACcaatgtgacctgggcaagtcctgTAACCTTTCAACTTGTTTCCTTGGCTGGGAAAGGAGAGCTgtagtacctacttcacaaggttacGGCTAGAACAAAATGAGCCGTGTGTGCAGAAACACTAAAACCTGCAAAGACCTCTTGGTTCCCTGTCTGAGTTCAGCTGGACCCCAGGGAGGGCATACAGGGATTCTATGAGGCCATCTTACTGACAGCTTCTCACACTCGCCCTCTCTTCAGCCTCACTCCGAACCAGCTTCTCAGTGCCCATTCTGGGCTTCTCCAGCTGATCTTTGATCTTACTCTTCTCAGGGTTGGATGTGAGGCCTTTGGTCGGCCCTGGTCCCACTG
It encodes the following:
- the LOC123254274 gene encoding galactosylgalactosylxylosylprotein 3-beta-glucuronosyltransferase 3, coding for MKLKLKNVFLVYFLVSLSGLLYALLQLGQPCDCSPHLRAAAEHLRRKDLKISQLQAELGRPPPAPAQPPEPEALPTIYVVTPTYARLVQKAELIRLSQTLSLVPRLHWVLVEDAEAPTPLVSGLLAASGLRFTHLVALTPKSQRLREGEPGWVRPRGVEQRNRALAWLRGKETAAGGEREPPPVGARGVVYFADDDNTYSRELFEEMRGTRGVSVWPVGLVGGLRFEGPQVQGGQVVGFHTAWEPDRPFPLDMAGFAISLSLLLSRPGAQFDPTAPRGHLESSLLSHLIDPKDLEPRASNCTRVLVWHTRTEKPKMKQEEQLQRQGRGSDPGIEV